One part of the Thermoanaerobacterium sp. CMT5567-10 genome encodes these proteins:
- a CDS encoding bifunctional 3'-5' exonuclease/DNA polymerase, translating into MGYKCVYMLSEIKEYLKNTVLFAFDFETSPRDKWRNDKSAALDAHKADITGISFSVSEGTAIYVPLKHRSGRNAENQAAIWDYLKLLFESKDVIKVAHNLAFESMFLYARGIVLQKPCYDTIAASQLTLKSKWEFRSLADSGLKTLAPALCKAEMTEFSTVTEGRFFDELNPQDEKTVRYACADSDYTLRLYHVFNQWFDRFLPKHRTIVEEVESPTSVYVGIMKYNGILVDKSAMLKKQAEAAEKIVSIRKEIAGIIGNVEIGANASTSAFKKYLFVNLGLPVMKTTAKHQEAADDETMILLKEWCESNRPELARLFDLVQEYRKWGKLKSTYIDGYLRFIDEDTGRIHPDLMPLGTETGRFASRNPNMQNCPQKDNDPIGVRKFIISPAGKVLLSLDFSQIELRVGAFYCRDKRMLETYRTGGDIHAQTTSVIYRIPFEEAADKNAPHYKERRTIAKNCNFGVFYGLFPTGLQRTLKFKAGLNPTLSECETIIQNLKSGYPGLAKWQDEVKKRAAVSCYSETWLGRRRYLLGIRSSDWGKKSFAERCALNTPIQGTAADILKLACGRIISGLPERLWLKPILQIHDELVFELPEDKADEAVVFIKECMETQPFPEFDVPIVAEASVGRNFGEMKEMED; encoded by the coding sequence ATGGGATACAAATGTGTTTATATGCTGTCTGAAATAAAAGAGTATCTGAAAAACACTGTCCTATTTGCTTTCGACTTTGAAACGTCACCCCGCGATAAATGGAGGAACGATAAAAGTGCAGCTCTGGATGCTCATAAAGCAGATATTACAGGGATCAGTTTTTCAGTATCAGAAGGGACTGCTATATATGTTCCACTTAAACATCGTAGCGGGCGAAATGCAGAGAACCAGGCGGCAATATGGGATTATCTGAAATTACTATTCGAATCAAAAGATGTAATAAAAGTTGCTCATAATCTGGCTTTTGAGTCTATGTTCCTTTACGCAAGAGGTATCGTCCTTCAAAAGCCTTGCTATGACACGATTGCAGCATCACAACTTACATTAAAAAGCAAGTGGGAATTCAGAAGTCTTGCTGACAGCGGACTTAAAACGCTTGCGCCTGCACTCTGCAAAGCAGAAATGACAGAATTCTCAACGGTTACTGAAGGTCGGTTTTTCGATGAATTGAACCCTCAGGATGAGAAGACTGTCCGCTACGCTTGTGCTGACAGCGACTACACTCTTCGCTTGTATCATGTTTTCAATCAGTGGTTTGATAGATTTTTACCCAAACACAGAACTATTGTGGAAGAGGTAGAATCGCCTACATCAGTATATGTCGGGATAATGAAGTATAACGGCATATTGGTGGATAAGTCAGCCATGCTGAAGAAACAAGCGGAAGCCGCAGAAAAGATTGTCAGTATCAGAAAAGAGATTGCCGGAATTATCGGCAATGTAGAGATTGGGGCAAATGCTTCAACTTCAGCATTTAAAAAATATCTTTTTGTGAATCTCGGTCTTCCGGTAATGAAAACGACCGCAAAACATCAGGAAGCTGCCGATGATGAAACCATGATCCTGTTAAAAGAATGGTGTGAATCCAACAGGCCTGAACTTGCTCGCTTATTTGATCTGGTGCAAGAGTACCGCAAATGGGGCAAACTCAAATCCACCTATATAGACGGTTATCTTCGATTTATTGATGAGGATACCGGCAGGATTCATCCGGACCTTATGCCACTGGGGACAGAGACAGGCAGATTTGCGTCAAGAAACCCGAATATGCAGAATTGCCCGCAGAAAGATAATGACCCAATAGGCGTACGGAAATTTATCATTTCGCCAGCCGGAAAGGTTCTTTTATCCCTTGACTTTTCACAGATAGAACTGCGCGTCGGAGCATTTTATTGCAGGGACAAACGTATGCTGGAAACCTATCGTACTGGCGGTGATATCCATGCTCAGACCACTTCTGTTATTTACCGCATTCCTTTTGAGGAGGCAGCAGACAAAAATGCTCCACATTATAAAGAGCGCAGGACCATTGCAAAGAACTGCAATTTCGGTGTGTTCTATGGCCTGTTTCCTACTGGCTTACAGAGAACACTTAAATTTAAAGCTGGGCTGAACCCAACTTTGTCCGAATGTGAGACCATCATTCAAAACTTGAAATCCGGATACCCCGGTCTTGCCAAATGGCAGGATGAGGTAAAAAAGCGGGCTGCTGTAAGCTGCTATTCAGAAACATGGTTGGGCAGGCGAAGATACTTGCTGGGAATTCGGTCATCAGATTGGGGCAAGAAGTCGTTTGCCGAGCGGTGCGCATTAAATACACCCATTCAAGGTACTGCGGCAGATATTCTAAAGCTTGCCTGTGGGCGCATCATCAGTGGACTTCCCGAAAGGCTCTGGCTGAAACCTATACTGCAGATACATGACGAGCTGGTTTTTGAATTACCGGAAGACAAGGCGGACGAAGCAGTTGTTTTTATAAAAGAGTGTATGGAAACACAACCCTTCCCTGAATTTGATGTACCTATTGTGGCAGAGGCTTCGGTAGGAAGAAATTTTGGAGAAATGAAAGAAATGGAGGATTGA
- a CDS encoding DNA primase, producing MSISFPKELANRKQWICWRLEPNTKDGRDSKIPYNPLTGRKASSTNPNDWSTLDDAIAAKEQYLYTGLGFVFAKSGGLVGIDIDHCRDKNTGELSDTAKDILERFPSYTEISPSGTGLHIFYKGEMPAKGNKNTKTGVEMYAHSRYFTMTGERLPGTPDYIAEDNGALAWIHENYIKSKKRRGKSKKDSKVVKLEPLTDEEILEKARTAENHKEFNLLWEGKWQEAGYPSHSEADLALCCMLAFWSGKNKEQMDRLFRNSGLFREKWDTVHHASGATYGQETLDKAIEVTENVYSRESESVIFEHEGRYYRTRGESVYPITNFIIQPVEMIVSEDETQMTADLITIRDEIYRQTFMTTDFNNIQKFKNILNRRTISLGYFGSEGDLELLKGYISEMEWVQKTGVKALGIYEHGGRMVYVSTDGAIEAGGNIVEDIVQLDKYKSITTDILTYEPLTKEQLIMLGEWLLSYNEPIKTVSVMAWVAGCFIKPHLKKSGIKFPHLLLVGEQGSGKSNTLERVILPVFSCSKIRAATQVTAFTLMKESASSNLIPQLMDEFKPSKIDKLRLNALYNHLRDAYDGHEGVRGRADQSAVTYELLAPIIVAGEESPDEAAIRERSIELLFSKKDLKPASHRQAFYKLCAKADLLGSFGRSLLDIALRVSVAEAEKWYEEAKSEISDEFPSRIVNNLACCYAGLSLVNKLCEFLNVTWAEVFPINKGACIRYLQNGVQEYLLDGGSNNKTIVEQTLEIMARMKLAPNQDYTFDKGGKVIGIRFCDVYDRYTKYRRDYAVTGECLPYNQFLKQLRQSDFFLESNKTMRFGNETKKAWALDFSILKERCDVSGFEITDIEPL from the coding sequence ATGAGCATCTCATTCCCTAAAGAATTGGCAAACCGGAAGCAATGGATCTGCTGGCGTCTGGAACCAAACACAAAGGACGGAAGAGACAGTAAAATCCCTTATAATCCCTTAACTGGTAGAAAAGCCTCAAGCACTAACCCAAACGACTGGTCGACGCTTGACGATGCGATTGCGGCAAAAGAACAATACCTCTATACCGGATTAGGTTTTGTATTCGCAAAAAGCGGAGGTTTAGTGGGGATAGACATAGATCACTGCCGCGACAAAAACACTGGGGAATTAAGCGATACCGCCAAGGATATCCTTGAGCGGTTTCCGTCCTATACGGAAATCAGCCCTTCAGGAACTGGGCTTCATATTTTCTATAAAGGGGAGATGCCTGCTAAGGGCAATAAAAACACTAAAACCGGCGTTGAAATGTATGCCCACAGCAGATACTTCACAATGACTGGCGAGCGACTGCCAGGGACTCCTGATTACATTGCTGAAGATAATGGAGCTCTAGCCTGGATACATGAGAATTATATCAAAAGTAAAAAGCGGAGAGGAAAAAGCAAGAAAGACAGTAAGGTGGTTAAGCTAGAGCCGCTTACAGATGAAGAAATTCTGGAGAAAGCCCGGACAGCCGAAAACCATAAGGAATTTAATCTGCTATGGGAAGGAAAATGGCAGGAAGCAGGGTATCCGAGCCATTCCGAAGCCGACCTTGCCCTTTGCTGTATGCTAGCTTTCTGGTCAGGCAAAAACAAAGAGCAGATGGACAGGCTGTTTAGAAATTCCGGGTTATTCCGGGAAAAGTGGGATACGGTACATCATGCAAGTGGAGCAACATATGGGCAGGAGACACTGGATAAGGCCATTGAAGTCACAGAGAACGTATACAGCCGCGAAAGCGAGTCAGTTATCTTTGAACATGAGGGCAGGTATTACCGCACCAGAGGCGAAAGTGTGTATCCTATAACAAACTTTATCATTCAACCGGTGGAGATGATTGTATCAGAAGATGAAACGCAGATGACTGCTGATCTTATTACAATTCGTGATGAAATATACCGCCAGACATTTATGACTACCGACTTCAATAACATCCAAAAATTTAAAAATATCTTGAACCGCCGGACAATATCCTTAGGCTATTTTGGCTCAGAAGGAGATTTGGAACTGCTGAAAGGTTATATATCTGAAATGGAGTGGGTACAAAAAACTGGGGTCAAGGCTCTTGGGATTTATGAGCATGGCGGGCGGATGGTATATGTTTCAACGGATGGTGCCATTGAAGCAGGAGGCAACATTGTTGAAGATATCGTACAGCTTGATAAGTATAAAAGCATAACAACCGATATCCTAACCTATGAACCATTGACAAAGGAACAGCTTATTATGCTTGGTGAATGGCTTCTCAGCTATAACGAACCCATAAAAACGGTATCAGTAATGGCCTGGGTGGCCGGGTGCTTTATCAAACCGCATCTAAAAAAATCAGGTATCAAGTTTCCTCATTTATTGCTTGTCGGAGAACAAGGCAGCGGAAAAAGTAATACATTGGAGCGGGTTATTCTGCCGGTATTTTCATGCAGTAAAATCCGCGCGGCTACACAGGTTACTGCATTTACGCTGATGAAGGAATCTGCATCATCGAATCTGATACCGCAGTTGATGGATGAGTTCAAGCCTTCAAAGATAGATAAGTTAAGGCTAAATGCCTTATACAACCATCTTCGAGATGCATATGACGGCCATGAAGGTGTCCGCGGTAGGGCGGATCAAAGTGCTGTTACTTATGAACTGTTGGCGCCTATTATTGTAGCTGGTGAGGAATCGCCGGATGAAGCGGCCATCAGAGAACGGAGCATAGAATTGCTATTCAGCAAGAAGGACTTAAAACCAGCCAGCCATAGACAAGCATTTTATAAGCTGTGTGCAAAAGCGGATCTGCTTGGCAGCTTCGGTCGGAGCCTGCTGGATATAGCACTCAGAGTATCGGTTGCTGAGGCAGAGAAGTGGTATGAGGAAGCAAAGTCAGAGATATCTGATGAGTTTCCATCTCGTATCGTCAATAATCTCGCCTGTTGCTATGCCGGATTGAGCCTAGTAAACAAACTGTGTGAATTCCTTAATGTAACGTGGGCTGAAGTATTTCCCATTAACAAAGGGGCATGTATTCGATATCTTCAAAACGGTGTGCAGGAGTACTTGCTGGATGGCGGCAGCAATAACAAGACCATTGTAGAACAGACCCTGGAAATCATGGCCCGGATGAAACTGGCTCCAAATCAGGATTACACTTTTGATAAAGGCGGCAAGGTTATCGGGATTCGTTTCTGCGATGTATATGACCGCTATACCAAGTATAGGCGCGATTATGCAGTCACAGGGGAATGCCTTCCATATAACCAGTTTCTGAAGCAATTGAGGCAAAGTGACTTTTTTCTGGAGAGCAATAAAACGATGCGTTTCGGGAACGAAACTAAGAAAGCGTGGGCTCTTGATTTTTCGATATTGAAAGAGCGATGCGATGTGAGCGGCTTTGAGATCACAGATATTGAACCTCTTTAA
- a CDS encoding DEAD/DEAH box helicase: MGCSAPDGNGLTSTGKTLVSIAIIGALLAAGRITRVLIVAPLSILGVWEDEFKRFADFPYQLIVLNGTIQKKIQQLRFLTGEGVHVVVVNYESAWRMEKELANWHPDLIIADEGHKIKTHNTAVSKAMHRLGLLAQYRLLLTGTVITNKAIDVFSQYKFLDPRIFGNSFYAFRNRYFNMVGYGNHTPVLKKSMEQDLMKRIHSIAFRATKAECLDLPETTDIIRHIELEPVTLKKYKELVKQSYTELSAGEVTATNILTRLLRLSQLTGGFIGSDDGGKIEQVSDAKLKALEDILESSIQEGHKLVVIARFIPEIHAICRLLEKKNIGYACIYGATKDRQEQVHRFRCDPDCMVFVGQIATAGLGITLTAASTMVFYSLDYSMSNFEQTKARIHRVGQKNGCTYIYLIAKGTVDSKILTALRNKADLAKMLIDDYRKGANPFAPEGGESCEQ, from the coding sequence ATGGGGTGCAGCGCTCCTGATGGAAATGGGCTGACCAGCACCGGGAAAACTCTTGTCTCAATCGCCATTATAGGAGCATTGCTTGCTGCAGGAAGAATAACACGTGTGCTGATTGTTGCACCGCTTTCCATTCTTGGAGTGTGGGAAGACGAGTTTAAACGGTTCGCAGATTTCCCATATCAGCTTATAGTCCTTAATGGCACGATTCAAAAGAAAATCCAACAGCTAAGATTTTTAACTGGCGAAGGTGTCCATGTGGTGGTAGTCAATTACGAATCTGCATGGAGAATGGAAAAGGAACTGGCAAACTGGCATCCTGACCTTATCATAGCCGATGAAGGACATAAAATTAAAACTCATAATACAGCGGTTTCAAAAGCAATGCACCGATTGGGCTTGCTTGCCCAGTATCGGCTCCTATTGACAGGAACGGTTATAACCAACAAAGCCATAGATGTATTCAGTCAATATAAGTTTCTCGATCCACGCATCTTTGGAAACAGCTTCTATGCCTTCAGAAACCGTTATTTCAACATGGTCGGCTATGGCAACCATACGCCAGTGCTGAAAAAATCAATGGAACAGGATTTAATGAAAAGGATTCACAGCATTGCATTCCGGGCGACCAAAGCGGAGTGCCTGGATTTGCCGGAAACCACCGATATTATTCGCCATATTGAGCTTGAGCCTGTCACTTTAAAGAAATATAAAGAGCTTGTCAAACAAAGCTATACTGAGCTGTCAGCAGGAGAAGTAACAGCTACAAACATACTGACACGCTTGCTTCGTCTTTCGCAATTAACCGGCGGCTTCATCGGAAGCGATGACGGTGGGAAAATCGAGCAAGTCAGTGATGCCAAGTTGAAAGCTCTTGAAGATATCCTTGAAAGCAGTATTCAAGAAGGACATAAGCTGGTTGTTATAGCAAGGTTTATCCCTGAGATTCATGCCATATGCAGGTTGCTGGAGAAGAAGAACATCGGTTATGCGTGTATTTATGGTGCAACTAAGGATCGCCAAGAGCAAGTCCACCGGTTTCGATGTGATCCTGACTGCATGGTGTTTGTAGGCCAGATTGCAACCGCTGGACTCGGTATTACACTAACCGCTGCAAGCACAATGGTATTTTACTCCCTTGATTATTCCATGTCGAATTTCGAGCAGACAAAAGCCCGTATCCATAGAGTTGGACAAAAGAACGGTTGCACATATATCTACCTTATCGCCAAGGGTACTGTAGACTCAAAAATCCTGACTGCTCTGCGCAATAAGGCAGATCTTGCAAAAATGCTGATAGACGACTACCGCAAAGGAGCAAATCCTTTTGCCCCAGAGGGAGGTGAAAGCTGTGAGCAATAA
- a CDS encoding VRR-NUC domain-containing protein translates to MSEKSIVTKILRYLKTIPGCFCWKEHGGMYGTAGIPDIIACVNGRFIAFEVKTPSGKATKLQGATISKILNAGGVVAIVHSVDEVKVILEKHDLLQGTKQ, encoded by the coding sequence ATGTCCGAAAAAAGTATTGTGACTAAAATCCTCCGGTACTTAAAGACTATACCGGGGTGTTTCTGTTGGAAAGAACATGGCGGTATGTACGGCACAGCCGGGATACCGGACATTATTGCCTGTGTAAATGGGCGGTTTATAGCTTTTGAAGTAAAAACCCCATCGGGAAAGGCAACAAAACTGCAGGGAGCCACTATTAGCAAAATCCTCAATGCCGGAGGCGTGGTAGCGATTGTCCATTCGGTAGATGAGGTGAAGGTTATTCTGGAAAAGCATGACCTTCTGCAAGGAACGAAGCAATAA
- a CDS encoding CGNR zinc finger domain-containing protein, whose amino-acid sequence MDNPKEKFLIMTNNLFTFDSYSCDCVTDIENIRPGEVKKTLKIQGLADQPIRFAFAPDKGMVRLAKSGSIDSDRILTQLLSLPENNIDKLFEFFKDYGFFFPISTDEYEAIDIFSLFDLVNRIKAVVFLMNELGDVKKDYKKMLSMVLYLQLKPPIQLSFHCFQQPYVTCQHQLYYEIERASDLPQINNPYEEFNSDFYTIVDTIYPPSYQLDIEEYTNIVNGYDKDTPGATQSQFYKNVTRLYRNAPNLSYELRLMIDFLFHYQKNIGIIKSFDDFGKVEYYDTDENICIRYNLNFDDKMKKALIEIAKITISEELEYNLQGIYPRYDVKTMSPSWAISDMLTGIYFSIFYMRPGLELYRKCENPNCDRWFLVKTTSTKKKYCSSSCSNSMAQRNHRKRKKELEKINP is encoded by the coding sequence ATGGACAACCCAAAAGAGAAATTTTTAATTATGACGAATAATCTATTTACCTTCGATAGTTACTCATGTGACTGTGTAACAGATATTGAAAACATTAGACCAGGAGAAGTAAAGAAAACGCTAAAGATACAGGGCTTAGCAGATCAGCCAATTCGTTTTGCATTTGCACCAGATAAGGGTATGGTACGTTTAGCAAAATCGGGTTCTATTGATAGCGATCGTATATTAACACAATTATTATCACTTCCAGAAAACAACATAGATAAACTATTTGAGTTTTTCAAAGATTATGGTTTCTTTTTTCCTATAAGCACTGATGAATACGAAGCTATTGATATTTTTTCATTATTTGATTTAGTGAATCGTATAAAAGCTGTTGTTTTCTTAATGAATGAGCTAGGTGATGTAAAAAAAGATTATAAAAAAATGTTAAGCATGGTTTTATATCTTCAACTAAAGCCGCCAATACAATTATCTTTCCATTGCTTTCAACAACCATATGTCACTTGCCAACACCAGCTATATTACGAAATAGAAAGAGCATCAGATTTGCCTCAGATTAACAATCCATATGAAGAATTTAACAGTGATTTTTATACGATTGTTGATACAATATATCCCCCATCGTATCAGTTAGATATCGAAGAGTATACCAATATAGTAAATGGGTATGATAAAGATACACCAGGAGCAACCCAGTCTCAGTTTTATAAGAATGTTACACGCTTATATCGAAATGCTCCTAATTTATCTTATGAGTTACGTCTTATGATTGATTTTCTTTTCCATTATCAAAAAAATATTGGAATCATTAAGAGTTTTGATGATTTCGGAAAAGTTGAGTATTATGATACTGACGAGAACATCTGCATACGTTATAATTTAAATTTTGATGATAAAATGAAAAAAGCATTGATTGAAATTGCAAAAATAACAATCAGTGAGGAACTGGAGTATAACCTTCAAGGTATATATCCTCGCTATGATGTTAAAACCATGTCTCCTTCCTGGGCAATTTCTGATATGTTAACAGGAATATATTTCTCTATATTTTATATGAGACCCGGCTTAGAACTATATCGTAAATGTGAAAACCCTAACTGTGATAGATGGTTCTTAGTTAAAACTACATCCACTAAGAAAAAATATTGTTCCTCATCATGTAGTAATTCCATGGCACAAAGAAACCATCGAAAGCGAAAGAAGGAATTAGAAAAAATAAACCCCTGA
- a CDS encoding phage antirepressor KilAC domain-containing protein, giving the protein MNNLQVFKNTEFGELKVLVIDGKEYFPATDCARMLGYSNPHKAVIDHCKYLTKREVPHPQNPEKTININYIPEGDLFRLIVKSQLPAAERFERWVFDEVLPMIRKYGVYATDKVIEEMISNPEYGIRIFSELKAERDRRKALEIENAKNKQIISELKPKASYYDLILQNKSLVPISKIAKDYGMSGRAFNKLLHELGVQYKMGNCWLLYQEYADQGYTQSKTHAIDAERSVMHTYWTQKGRLFIYDLLKNKKGILPVIEREQKSA; this is encoded by the coding sequence ATGAATAATTTACAGGTTTTTAAGAATACAGAATTTGGCGAACTTAAAGTACTCGTTATTGATGGAAAGGAATACTTCCCTGCAACAGATTGTGCAAGGATGCTGGGATACAGTAACCCACACAAGGCAGTAATAGATCATTGTAAGTACCTAACAAAACGTGAGGTACCTCATCCGCAAAATCCTGAAAAAACCATCAACATAAATTATATTCCTGAAGGTGATTTGTTCAGACTGATAGTTAAATCCCAACTTCCTGCTGCTGAACGCTTTGAAAGATGGGTCTTTGATGAAGTGCTGCCCATGATCAGAAAATATGGAGTTTATGCTACAGATAAAGTTATCGAAGAGATGATTTCTAATCCGGAGTATGGCATCAGGATTTTCTCTGAACTAAAGGCAGAACGCGACAGGCGGAAAGCTTTAGAAATAGAAAATGCAAAGAATAAACAGATTATCAGTGAGTTGAAGCCCAAAGCGAGCTATTATGATCTCATATTGCAAAATAAAAGCCTTGTGCCGATCAGCAAGATTGCCAAGGATTACGGAATGTCTGGCCGCGCTTTCAATAAGCTGCTTCATGAGCTTGGAGTACAGTACAAAATGGGAAACTGCTGGCTTTTATATCAGGAGTACGCCGATCAAGGATACACGCAGTCCAAGACTCATGCTATTGATGCAGAAAGAAGCGTAATGCACACGTATTGGACACAAAAAGGAAGGCTATTTATCTATGACCTTCTTAAAAACAAGAAAGGTATATTGCCTGTAATCGAACGTGAACAAAAAAGCGCATAG
- a CDS encoding LlaJI family restriction endonuclease produces the protein MAIDSDLFNRCRVNKNDDGDRFVGVKAEGDNVVVYFPIGYELPKTEQDLRQDILHLFSVLAEFTSRDDRILPMKKFEAPQSVDFPINAYLEIINYFMEQNGYYTEKEPKYKTNDRGKIDWPRTIKRQRSLIQANGSPIYTKYTVRVSSPNDKNLITQIHKYCVYESFSKLGWLFTPYLPEKPLLQRDDKMFLSVLYEKMANTYNDRDKRLFSAMISMIEYLDEQPNQKQFYFGTDRFEYVWEKLIDRVFGIKDKQYYFPRTRWLLRTGKKRINAALEPDTIMLYDGKIYVLDAKYYRFGITGDPNDLPESSSINKQITYGEYIYTQQKFKEKYGEDVPVFNAFIMPYNAKDNLFNSNEIFLNIGEATGDWKTKGHKYERVQGIVVDIHYLMHHYIGKTENQIMQLAKSIESAFERNKGALPTDSISAVV, from the coding sequence TTGGCAATTGATTCTGATTTGTTCAATCGATGCCGAGTGAATAAAAATGATGATGGAGATCGATTTGTCGGTGTTAAAGCCGAAGGAGATAATGTAGTGGTTTATTTTCCTATTGGCTATGAATTACCGAAAACTGAGCAAGATTTACGTCAGGACATACTTCATCTTTTCTCAGTCTTAGCTGAATTTACAAGCCGAGATGACAGAATTCTTCCCATGAAGAAATTTGAAGCACCTCAATCAGTGGACTTCCCTATTAATGCTTATTTGGAAATAATCAATTACTTCATGGAGCAAAATGGATATTATACTGAAAAGGAACCAAAGTATAAAACAAACGACCGAGGAAAAATAGACTGGCCAAGAACAATAAAAAGACAGCGTTCGTTAATTCAAGCTAATGGTTCTCCTATTTATACAAAGTATACTGTAAGGGTCTCGTCTCCAAATGATAAGAATTTGATTACTCAAATACACAAGTATTGCGTTTATGAGAGTTTTTCTAAATTGGGATGGCTGTTTACTCCGTATCTACCTGAGAAGCCATTATTGCAAAGAGATGATAAAATGTTTTTATCAGTGTTGTATGAAAAAATGGCTAATACATATAATGATAGAGATAAAAGGCTTTTCTCAGCAATGATTTCCATGATAGAATATTTGGATGAGCAACCTAATCAGAAACAGTTTTATTTCGGTACAGATCGTTTTGAATATGTATGGGAGAAACTTATTGATAGAGTGTTTGGAATAAAGGATAAACAGTACTATTTCCCTAGAACCAGATGGTTACTTAGAACAGGAAAAAAGAGAATCAATGCTGCTTTGGAACCCGATACTATAATGTTATATGATGGAAAAATATATGTGTTAGATGCAAAATACTATCGTTTTGGTATCACCGGGGATCCTAACGATTTACCAGAATCTTCATCAATAAATAAGCAAATTACATATGGCGAATACATATATACACAGCAGAAGTTTAAAGAAAAATATGGCGAAGATGTGCCGGTATTCAATGCATTCATTATGCCATATAACGCAAAAGATAATTTATTCAACTCAAATGAAATATTTTTAAATATTGGTGAAGCTACAGGAGACTGGAAAACAAAAGGGCATAAGTATGAGAGAGTGCAAGGAATTGTCGTCGATATCCATTATTTAATGCATCATTATATCGGTAAAACAGAAAACCAAATTATGCAGTTGGCAAAATCTATTGAAAGTGCTTTTGAACGGAATAAGGGTGCACTACCAACGGATAGCATCTCAGCTGTAGTTTAA
- a CDS encoding RNA polymerase sigma factor: MKIKYHFNTETIEIEVSEEWGEILVELDRQEYNINHKETRRHTSLDAMKYEGEIFASNTNIAAEYIRTQENETLLKAIDSLLPQQKELVRRVYFNNESLASIAREEGVSKMAITNRMKKIHEKLKKILS, encoded by the coding sequence ATGAAAATCAAATATCACTTTAATACTGAAACCATTGAAATTGAAGTGTCTGAAGAGTGGGGAGAAATTCTGGTCGAACTTGACCGCCAGGAATACAACATTAACCATAAAGAGACTCGCCGACATACATCACTTGATGCAATGAAATATGAGGGAGAGATTTTCGCAAGCAATACCAACATTGCCGCAGAGTACATAAGAACTCAAGAAAATGAGACATTGCTAAAAGCCATCGATAGTCTTCTCCCACAGCAAAAAGAACTGGTACGAAGGGTGTACTTCAATAATGAATCCCTTGCTTCAATAGCACGAGAAGAAGGGGTCAGTAAGATGGCTATTACAAACCGCATGAAAAAGATCCATGAAAAACTAAAAAAAATTTTGAGTTAG
- a CDS encoding DUF4406 domain-containing protein, with amino-acid sequence MSISKFNVEGYYDPTAYEALLRIEREARKAPYRPMVFICSPYTGDIERNIRKAQGYCRFAVSRNCIPIAPHLLFPQFMDDDDEQMRNLGLYFGMVLMSKCSEVWVFGRKITKGMSIEIEKAKQRSIPIRYFNERCEEVQCK; translated from the coding sequence ATGAGCATCAGCAAGTTTAACGTGGAAGGATATTATGACCCCACAGCCTATGAAGCACTGCTCCGGATTGAACGGGAAGCCAGGAAAGCGCCTTACAGACCGATGGTATTTATCTGCAGCCCATATACTGGTGATATAGAACGTAATATCCGTAAGGCTCAGGGGTACTGCCGCTTTGCAGTGAGCAGGAATTGCATACCTATTGCTCCGCACCTCTTGTTTCCGCAGTTTATGGACGACGATGATGAACAAATGCGAAATCTGGGCTTGTACTTTGGCATGGTATTGATGTCAAAGTGCTCAGAAGTGTGGGTATTTGGCAGAAAAATTACTAAAGGGATGTCCATTGAGATTGAAAAGGCAAAGCAGCGCAGCATTCCGATCCGGTATTTTAATGAACGATGCGAGGAGGTGCAGTGTAAATGA